In gamma proteobacterium HIMB55, the genomic stretch ATCTTCGATCCCTTGCCGGCTCTCCAAGCGAAATGCAGTCTCAATCTTTTCGGGGTGTTTCACGGGTACACGAATGATCGTACGTAATCGAATCGCTTGCGCATATGGCGCCATCTGGTCTATTGCTTCATCGATGGCTTTTTCAAGAATGAACGGCGTGGAGCTGCCCCCATTTGTCGCAGGGGTGGCCGGCTCAACTTGCGGATCAGTGCTGGTGAGGGCATCAATGATGTCTTTGCTATCCGAGGCCTCAGCGTAGCCCAGTGCTTTAGTCGCAAACTCATAGCTTTCTGCCTCGCCATAGGTCGCTCTCACGAGCTTACGCATCATCTGCGGTTCGAGTGAGCTCAACACGCAAACGCGCGAGTTAGAGAGGCGACAAACAGTCCCCACAGAGACCTTGGTATCATTTAAGGCCTGTTCCAAATTCTGGCACGAGATACTGTCTGCAAGCGTGAAACCCAAGGCAAAAACACTTTCCCCTGTTCGTTTTACTCGTCTTGAGATTCGTTCAAGTTCTCGTGCCAACCGGCTTGTAACATCTCCACTTACGAGACTGAAGCGCCGGCTTACATCATCCTGAAGCGCTGAAAGTTTTGAGAAGAGGGTTTGCTCTACCAAACTTAATTGTTCGACCGTGGAAAGTTGCTTTAGCGAACGATCTAACTCCAGAGCGAGCTGGATGATCGATAGGTCGCGTTGCTTTAGCCCGCGTTCATCAGTGAGGACGAACCGTGTGCCGTGTCTATTTGCCCAAACGATTTGTAGGTAGCGATATTCTTGGCGTGTTCCGTATCGGAACCATGTATCGACAGGCAGTTTTTGAATGGCTCTTGCAGCTCTTTTCAGACGCGGTCGATTATCTAAAAGTTTGTCGAGGTGTTGAGGGGTTACATCTATCTCTAATCGCCAATTATCTGGCACGTGTCCGATGTCTTTACTCCAGTCAAAAAGCGCCTCTAAAGCTTGCCTTGCTTCCTTGGTGAGTTCGTTCGGTAGATCCACTCGTTCGGCTAGCTGTTGGATCCTTTGCTCGATCGTAAGGTTATCATTCGGGTCATCAGCCATTGTTCGCAGCGTGTTGATCTCTGCCTTGATGAGGGAAAGAGGCATGCCCTTGAGGAGTGAAACAACCCACCTATCAACGAATACGGTTGCGATGCTGTCTATGAGACCCTGTTTTCCGGGGGTTTTGGTGAATTCAGCATTTAGAGTGTCCAAAATAAGTAAGCGTGCATGATCAATTTTGTCTCGCGCGTTCTCGCGAGTAATCAATCGATCTTTGTTTTGCCGCTGTTGTTTGATCAACTTTACAGATAGTTCAGAGAGCGCACTGCTGGCTGCCGAGAGCGTGCTACTGGCTCCATCAAATTTCATGGCTAACTCTTTGATAACGCGTACTAAATTATCAAGGTGTTTTACGTCTCCGCGTGGAAACAGCGTGGCCAGATCTGTCAGCCGATCAACAAGTACACGTCCTGGATGATCGCCATCTATCAGGAAGTTTGGATCAATCAGTGCAAGCTCCAGAAAGCAAATTTCAAGACTGATAAACGCGGGTGTTTGTTCTTTTGAGGGTGCGAGTCTGTCTAGCAAATAGTCAAACAGCTGCGCCGATATTTTTTGAGCTTCCCGGAGGCGCTCCGATACCGATATTTGCGGGTCAAAACCAATAAGCGCTAGAAGCTGCTCGTAATCGAGGCGAACTTTATTTTCTTCCGACCGCACTTTTAACAGGGATCGAGCTATCCGCAGACATTCCGACTCCATTTCCAAACTGGGCGGTGGGCGGCGCTCGAGCAGATGCTCTGTGGACGACAATAATCTGTTTCGCGCGGCATCATTGCGGCTGGGAGGTACTATTTTTGGTGGAACAAACGTCTTTCTGCCGCCCGCGGCCCGGAGTTGATCGGGAGGTATAGGCATCTCATCGACGCTCTGATGTGCATAGGGGCGCATATCAATGCTGGATGCGGCAATATCCATAGACAGTGAGTTGATCCAGTCTGTTTCGTGGATTAGCCGTTGACTATCAACGGGCCGCGCCGTCACTTTGAAACCCGCATCCGTTTCCAGTGTCGCGGGTAGGTCTGTTGACCTTGGGGTATCGTTCTTTCGATTACCATGGTTAATGAGAATCTGTGATCCAGTTTGCGTCAGCTCCTCCTCGATGTCTGGCAACAGCCCGATATTACTGAGGTAACTATTAAGGCACTGATAGATATCAGCGAGTTCGGGAAGGAGCTTTCGTGCAAATGCGCTGTCAGCATCCACTAAGAAATTTCGGGGAAATTCGATGTCTCGCAGTGCCTGCCGGTAGGCTGAGCAGATCAGATAGGGACTCACTGGAAGTTTTATGGTCTCTGCAGGGATGTTGAGGGCAGATCCCAAACGGAACATCAAGCTCTCCAAATCCACCCAAAACCGCTCAGTGCTCGCTCTAACGATTTTCTCAATAGCCAGCGTTTCCTCGAACACCTCGAGATCGAGCAGGGCCAGTTCTGCCGCTTCTTGTAATGCTAGATCATTGACCGTCTCTTCCTGATGATCCTCAAACGAGTCAAATGCGGCACCAACACCCCCGCAGATTTGTCGCACTACCTGTTTTGTTTCTGTCTGAAGCATGACGAAGGCGTCATAACAATGGTTCTGATTGGCGGGATCAAGGCGGGTGCTCGTCGAGAGTGAGAATAAGTAATCCGCTGTCTCTTCGATAACAAGGGATAGGCGCGGCTTAAGCTGGTCGAGCGTTTGCTGTTTCAGCGCGCTTATAACGGTGTCATTGTTACTCACATCATCCAAACTTAACGCTCTTCAAATATCCCACCCCGAGACAGAGTGTTACAGTTGAACAAGACTTCATCAAGCCAACAGGATGGCGTGTTTTCGGATGATTAAACTTTGGGAGCAGTGTCCCCATGCTTGGAGATCCACGCTTGATCAGCTAATCAATGGCAGCGTCGGAAAAGGCCTAGAGGCGTTTCTTGACGCCGAAATTACGTCGGGGAGCGACATTTATCCCCCGCTCGAATCCGTATTCAAATGCCTTCAGATACTGAGCGTTACTGACGTCAAAGTCGTCATTCTCGGTCAGGATCCCTACCATCAGCCGGGTCAGGCGACGGGGAGGGCCTTTGAAGTGGCTGAGGGGGTGAGCGCGCCTCCATCGCTGGTAAATATCCTCAAGATGCTTGAAAAGGATTTGGGTAGCGTAATCAAAGGTCGGGGACTTTTTGCTCATTGGGAGAGCGAGGGCGTGTTGCTTTTAAACACCGTGCTAACGGTGAGCGAGGGCCAACCAGAATCGCATCGCAACCGAGGATGGGAAGCCATCACAGACTGCATTATCAAAGCCATCGTAGCCTCTGATAAACATACAGCTTTCCTGCTTTGGGGAGCGCATGCGCAGAAAAAAGCTGATTTGGTGAAAGGCGAGCACAATCTCGTACTAACGGCCCCGCACCCGTCGCCATTAAGCGCTTATCGGGGATTCTTCGATTGCCAGCACTTCAGCCAAACAAACGCGTGGTTAGAGGCTCATGGCCAAAAGCCCGTAGATTGGCTTGGAAATTAGAACTGCTGACGGTCGCTTGCCACCGCTGTCTGGCCCAAGATGTGTGGCCCTTGGTTATCGACATCAATTACCACCTCGCAAAGACACAGGGTGCCATCATCGCTTGCTACGGCTTCGATAACGCTTCCGATTGACTTGCCCTCCGCATTGAGCACTTTCTCACCCGGCGCGATGTCCTCATACGAGGCAAGACTCAGTAAACGCAGTCGGCGCTTTGGTTCACCGCGAAAGTGCAGACGCGCAATGATTTCCTGACCGGTGTAGCACCCTTTATTAAAATCAACGCGTCCGTTGATGTCGTAGTTCAGGTCTTGAGGGAGGTATTTACCGACGGTTTCACTAGTGAGTTTTGCGTCACCTTGCTCAAGTCGACGGATGCGGTAGACATCAGGGCTTAAGGCGCTTGTAGGGACGGAATTTTCTCGGGTCCAAACCTCAGCCAGGTTAGCGCTGCGCTGTACGGTAACGGCGTCGTCGGTAACAACAACCGTTTCGTTAGGAGCGTCTAACTCACAGGCCCATACAGACATGTTAGATGTGCTCAGCTTGGTCTTTGAAAACATGAGATATTTTTGAAGGTGGCTTGAAAGGCTCGTCGCCACCTCAGCGTTTGTTCGCAGTAAAATACAGTCATCGCTTGCAATCACGGCACAAAAATCAGCGATTACGCGACCTTTCAGATCGCAAAACGCGCCTTCTAAGAGACTTCCTTTCGCTGCGTCAGCGAAATTGCGTGTGGTTTGGCCTTGTAAAACAGTGCGCGCATCACTGCCGTTGAACTCGAGAATGGTGTCGCTCAGCTTTTGACTCATCTTCCTCACCTTGGTGATGGCTGCCCCCTCGAACAATTCATTTGTTTCGAGTAGGGTGGCGCCATGATAAACCATGATGATCACAATAGAATGCGTTGGGCGAGTCGTCGAGGTCTGCTGGAGCTCGATCTTTTTCTCGAGGACTTCGTCGCAAACGCGTACCCAGCACTCGGCGACGACATGAAGGCGCTCTATAAACAACTGATGGGTGAAGCCGACCAGGACCTGTTTGAGTGGCTAATGGGGCGGTCTCAACCAGATGAGTCTCTAAAGCCCATTGTTGAAGTCATCCGTGTACACAAAAAGGCCCAGGGCCGTCTCTAAGCCTTAACGTAACGGGGCAGGGCGGTGAGTTGTGAGCGTCTATTGGTTGGCACCAGAACACTGTCTTGGCCACTTTCCAGCGTATTGGGGTAATCACTGTTGTAGTGGAGTCCCCGTGACTCCTTTCGCTCTCTTGCACAGGCGACCATGAGGCTCGAAACGAGCGTCAGATTTCGGAGCTCTAATAGCTCTTTGGTGATCGTGAAGCTCGCATAATAATCATCGACTTCCTGCTCCAAGATCCGCAGATGGGTGGCTGCGCGCTTCAGGCGCCGGTTAGTTCGCACGATACCAACGTAATCCCACATTAAACGGCGTAGTGCCTGCCAACTGTGTTTGATGACGATGGCTTCATCGGAAACTCTCACGCGGCTGTCATCCCACTGAGGTAGACTTCTAGATTTTCTTGGTAAGTGATTGTCTTTTATGTGCTTCGCTGCGCTCGTTGCGTATACAAAGCATTCTAGAAGGGAATTACTTGCCATGCGATTAGCACCGTGCAGTCCTGTGCAGGCGGTCTCACCGATCACGTAGAGACCGGGCAAGTCGGTTGCACCAAACTGGTCGACGACAACACCGCCGCAGGTGTAATGGGCGGCGGGTACGACGGGAATTCTCTCGACCGCCATATCGATGCCAAGCGCTTGGCAACGTGCTTGAACCGTTGGAAAGTGCGCCTCGATTTCTTCACGTGTTTTATGGGTAACGTCTAAATAAACGCAATCCAATCCCAATCGTTTCATCTCGTGATCAATCGCACGGGCGACAATATCTCTTGGAGCCAGCTCTGCGCGGTGATCAAAGCGAGGCATGAAACGTTCACCGTTTGGGAGGTGCAGCGTCGCTCCCTCGCCACGCAATGCCTCTGTCAGCAGAAAGGTACGTGCTTCCGGATTATAGAGGCAGGTGGGGTGGAATTGGTTGAACTCCAAATTAGCGACCCGACAGCCAGCGCGCCACGCGAGGGCAATACCATCACCCGTCGCACCATCGGGATTACTCGTGTAAAGGTAGGCTTTGCTTGCTCCGCCGGTCGCCAGTGCCACTGTGGGCGCAACAATCGTTTCGACATAGCCAGTTGCGGTATTGAGCACGTAAGCACCCTTTACACGGTCCTCGCCGCATATAAGGTCAACAACACAGCGATCCGTGAGTATTTCTACGTTTTCACATTCAGCGATACGCTGATTAAGGGCATTTGAGATGGCGCTACCGGTCTGATCCGCAGCGTGGAGGATGCGACGGATTGAGTGGCCACCTTCCATGGTTAGATGGAACTCTCGAAATTCGTCATCGGGCTGATCGTTTCTAAGATCAAAATCCACGCCCTGCGCGACCAGCCAATCGACTACGGCAGCACTTTGTTCAACGGTAAACCGCACCGCATCCTCATGGCATAGGCCGGCGCCAGCTTGGAGTGTGTCGTCTACATGCGACGCGACCGTATCACGTTCGTGTAATACGGCAGCCATACCCCCTTGAGCCCATGACGTTGAGCCAGAGTGCACGTCCGCCTTCGATAGCAACCCGATGCTCAGCGAACTCGGTAATTGTAAGGCAAGGCTGAGTCCAGCAGCGCCGCTACCGACGATCAAAACGTCAAATTGTTTCACTTCCAAGATGGACTCCGGTGGATGGCTGCGGCAAGCTTAAATCGCCGTGGTCATACTATTGTTGCAAATATTATGAACTTTTCGAAAGCGGTGAAGTCATAGGATGCAAGAATTTGTGTGAAAGCCGCTGTTGGCTGGGGTATTTGACCATTAAGCTTGGCAAATTCTGAGATAAGGAAGCGGTACGTTGGCACTGGGCGATGGGGATGACAAGCTTGTAAAGCGCGCCAAAAAAGGCGACTCAAGAGCCTTCGACCTACTCGTGCTCAAGTACCAAGGACGGGTTGCACAGCTTGTCGGCAGGTACATAAGCAATCACGCTGAAGTAGAGGACGTAACACAAGAGGCATTTATTAAGGCGTTTAGGGCATTGCCCAACTTTAGGGGTGACAGCGCTTTCTACACTTGGCTGTACAGAATTGCCGCTAACGCGGCTAAAAATCATTTAGTAGCGCAGGGGCGTCGTCCGTCCTCTGATATGGCGCTGGATGACTCGGAATCACTGGAGGTTCCGGGTCGATTGAGAGATAACGAATCCCCAGATGAGGTCATCATGGGGCAGCAGCTGGAATCATTGATTTCAGCGACCATCGAAGGGTTGCCGTCGGAGTTGAGGGCGGCGCTTACGTTGAGAGAGTTTGAGGGATTGAGTTACGAAGAGATTGCCGAGGTGTTGGAGTGTCCTATCGGCACGGTGAGATCCCGTATTTTTAGAGCTCGCGAAGCGATCGATGCGAAAGTCGCGGCGCAACTTCAGGGGAATTTAGGTTGAAAGAGATCGATAACCGAGAGACATCAACTGGTCTGCCTTTGGCGGCGGAAGCAAAGAGCCGCAGCATAGTAGGCAATGAGGTAAAGGATGCTGAGAGTATGAGCACAGAACGTAGAGCGCTTGAAAGCGTATCGGCGCTGATTGATGGTGAGGCGAATGACCTGGACCTTGCTAGGGCCCTAAAGGGCGGTGACGAGTCCGAAACCATGCGTGCATACTGGCAGCGTCAGCAACAGTACCGTGCGGTCATGCGATCGGGGTCCTCGGCCTATAGTTCGGTGGATGTGAGCAGTGGTGTTACTGCTGCCATATCAGAGCACAAACCGCGTTTTGCCAACCCTTTGGTTTCAATGGCTGTTGCGGCATCGGTGACGATCGCAGTCGTTTTGGGAGGGCAACAAGCGCTTTTGCTAACGGATGAACCTTTGCAAACGGTAACCGCGCCCGGAGCGGTGGTTCAGTTGCCGGGTACAGGGGCGATACAAGCAAGTTTCGCTCAGCCAACGTCCCCGTTGCCGCAGCCTCAAGCTGTATCCAGAGCCGAAAGCAGTGTTGACCTGAAGGCTGAGGCAGCTGCGACACGTGCTTTTTATAACGAACTTGCTGAAGAGAGGGCCTTATCATTGGGTACGGTGCATCAAACAACATCTGCTGATGTAAGCATCTCTCCCTTCATTGCACGATTGGCTGACCCGAAGGTGGATCAATAGACATTGACTAGCGTTTTTCAGTCAGCCCATCGCCTTGCGACGGCGTTTTTTATCTTTATCGGGCTAGGCTTTTCGCATTCCGTCAGTGCGCAGTGTGACGTTGATGCTGACACGGCTAACGTCATTCAGAAACTTCAGCAGTCGCGAGACCGCTACGCTGTTTCAGGCACATTTCTGAGGGAGTCAGCTGGTGCGCGTGATTTTGTCTCGGTGACTCGAGACATTGACGGGGCTGCGAGCAAGGCTCAATTCGTAAACTCGGCAGCGAGTAATTCAGAGCAAATGCTGAGTCTTCCGGGTGGGCGTGTGCTCGACCCCTGTGAGGTGGCGGAACTGTATGCCGTGAGTTTGACACGGGGCCCCAAAGTGGCAGGAAAAGCTACGCAAGTTCTTCAGTTTAGGCCGAGAGATACGCTTCGGCTAGGTCATGTTTTGGCGCTAGAGGAGGAGTCAGGCGTCATCCTGCGATCTGACACAATCAGCGAGAAGGGTGAGCTTCTGGAGCGACATGAGTTTGCAACGCTGACTATTTCTAAAATCTCCGCCTCTGCAAACTCTCCCTCAACAGACGCTTCAGTGAGAACAGAAGGAGCGGTTAATGGAGCGCAAGAGGAAAGGCCGCGCTACGTTAAAGTGCCGGGTCTGCCTGATGGATACCGCGCGAAGCTTGCTCGCGGCTATGAGGGGCGAGCCCTGTTTGTCTCTGATGGTATCGCAGCGGCGACCGTTATTTTTGAACCTTTGCCCAGTACCGTGAAGCCGGGCGAGGGTGCGGTTCGGCGTGGAGCGACGCTTACCTACACGCGTGGAAGCCTCGTTTCGGGGCAAAATATTCTTGTCACGGTGATTGGTGAAGTGCCGCTAGCGGCTGCCCGGGTGATTGCGGACGCGGTGAAGTTGACTGCAGGGCAGCGTTAAGTATGGATATCATCGAGTCCGGGAGGGTCGTTGCTGTTGAGGAGACAGGCGTCTGGGTAGAAACCATCAGAAGTTCGGCCTGTGGTTCTTGCGCCGCACGATCCGGTTGTGGCCATCGGACCCTTGCGGGTGTTCTCACGAGCGACAAAGGGCTTGTAAGGGCGCGAGAGTCGGATCAGCTAAAGGCCGCTGCTTGTTCAATCAATGACAGGGTTGAAATTGCTATCCGAGGATCCACATTAACTCGAGGCGCGTTACTGTTGTACGGAGGACCGTTGGCCCTCGGTGTGGCGTTTGCAATGTCGCAAGCTAATGGCAGTGACCTGCACGTGGCTGCTGCGTTTTTTTTGGGTTTGATGGTTGGCTTCCTCAGCCTCCGTTGGCTGGATGCGAACGGAAAGCTGGGCGCTACCGAGCCCTCGCTGGAACGGCTTTTGGAGAGTGACAGTGATCCGGTCACCCTTGTGGAACCAGCGCATTAGCCTCTGCCCCGGTTGACGCTTTAACTAACTTTCTCGGAGTTTTCATATGTTTTTGAGAGCATTCCTCTGTTCTTTAATTTTGGTTGCGAGTCAGGCGGCTATTGCATCACTTCCCGACTTCACCAAGATCGTTGAAGATTCTTCTCCCGCTGTCGTAAAGGTCATGGCGGAGGTGAGAACCCCATCACCTGATGCTTCAAATCGTATGGAACAGCTCGAGGAGTTAGATCAGCTGCCGGACGCGCTGAAGCGCTTTTTTCAGTACAGAAACCCACCTGCACCGCGAGGTGGTTCGGGCTCAGGGTTTATCATCTCTGAAGACGGTTACATCGTGACCAATCATCACGTAGTCGATGGTGCAGACCGAGTTATTGTCCAACTCTCTGACCGCCGTGAATACGACGCAGAGGTTATCGGGACCGATCAAAGATCGGACTTGGCGTTACTGCAGGTTGAGGCGGATGATTTGCCGTTTTTAACGCTGGGTAAATCAGCCGATTTGAAGGTTGGACAATGGGTTTTAGCCATAGGTTCGCCATTCGGTTTGGACTATTCGGTGACTGCAGGGATAGTCAGTGCCAAGGGGCGCAGTCTTCCTACTGAGCGGGGCGAAAATTATGTGCCGTTCATTCAGACCGACGTTGCTATTAATCCCGGTAATTCTGGCGGTCCGCTCTTCAATCTGGAGGGCGACGTTGTTGGCGTTAACTCCCAAATATTCACACGCTCCGGTGGCTCCATTGGGTTGAGTTTTGCCATTCCTTCAAAGGTTGTTCGAAACATCATCAATCAGCTTCGTGAAAATGGTGAGGTTGTAAGAGGGTGGCTTGGTGTCAGCATTCAAAATGTCGATCGCACGCTCGCAGAGTCCTTTGACTTAGATCGCCCGCGGGGCGCTTTGGTTGCACAGGTGGGTGAGGATTCCCCTGCAGAGCGTGCAGGCATCGAGTCGGGAGACGTCATTGTTGAGGTCGATGGTGAGTCGATAGAGGTGTCGGCAGACTTGCCGCACGTTATCGGATTAATTTCACCAGGGACGAACGTGTCAATGACGCTGATACGGGATGGTGATGAAGAAATCCTAGACGTTGAGATTGGCGCGCTGGAGGCAGGTCAAACACCCAGTGTTGTTGCCAGCATATCTGAACCTGGCGTGGTTCGCGCCCTAGGCATGGCTGTTCGAGAGCTTTCTCGAGAGGAGGAGGCCGAAGCAGATCTTCGCGGCGGTGTTGTTGTGATGGATGTTGATCGTGATTCGCCATCGTTTGAAGCGGGTGTGCGAAATGGCGATGTCATTACTCGTTTCGGTCGGACCGCTATTAGTCGTCTGGGCGACATGGAAAGGGCACTGGAAGACGTGGAATCCGGTGACTCGATTTCCGTTCGGCTGATTCGACAGGGAGCGCCGTTGTTCATTGGTATCAAAGTACCGGAAAATGACTGACGCGTGAGTGGGCATTGCGCTCGAGCCTGCGCTAAACTGCGCGCGCTCGGGACGCAGATCTGTCCCCTCTAATCCAAAGGGAGTCGTCGTGACCGAACTGAGTCACATTAGAAATTTTTCCATCATCGCGCACATCGATCACGGCAAGTCGACGCTGGCCGATCGGTTTATTCAACACTGTGGTGGCTTGTCCGATCGTGAGATGGAAGCTCAGGTCCTAGATTCTATGGATCTCGAGCGAGAGCGCGGCATCACTATCAAGGCGCAAAGCGTAACCCTCAACTACACAGCGCGATCCGGAGAGGTGTATCAATTAAATTTCATTGATACGCCCGGGCACGTTGATTTCTCTTACGAGGTGTCCCGCTCACTAGCAGCCTGTGAGGGCGCACTTCTGGTTGTCGATGCGGGGCAGGGTGTAGAGGCGCAGTCAGTAGCAAATTGCTACACGGCGATCGAGCAGGGGCTCGAGGTGCTGCCCATCTTGAACAAGATGGATCTGCCTCAGGCTGAGCCAGAGCGTGTGCAAAATGAAATCGAGGAGATTATCGGTATCGAGGCTAGCGAGGCAGTGCCGGTCAGTGCCAAGACGGGCATGGGTATCGAAGATGCCCTCGAATACTTGGTCGAGCACATACCATCGCCCGAGGGCGACCGGGAAAAGCCACTACAGGCGCTCATCATCGACTCTTGGTTTGACAACTACTTAGGGGTTGTTTCGCTGGTTCGGGTGAAACAGGGCATGCTCAAGAAGCGTGACAAGTTTATGGTCAAGTCGACTGGGAAGCTGCATCAGGCAGACATGGTCGGTGTATTTACGCCTCGACGCACGGTAACTGATCAACTTCAGGCTGGAGAGGTAGGCTTTATTGTCGCAGGTATCAAGGACATCAAAGGCGCGCCAGTCGGCGATACCTTGATCGCTGCGAATGCGGCAGATACCGATGCGCTCCCAGGGTTTCAAGAAGTAAAGCCTCAGGTCTATGCGGGTATCTTCACAATTAATGCAGACGACTACGAAGATTTTCGCGATGCGCTTGGCAAACTCACGCTGAACGACGCGTCACTGTTTTATGAGCCTGAAACCTCAGATGCTCTGGGCTTTGGGTTCCGTTGCGGCTTCCTTGGCATGCTGCATATGGAGATCATTCAGGAGCGACTAGAGCGCGAATATGATCTGGATCTTATTACGACGGCGCCAACGGTTATCTACGAGGTGGTTAAGAAATCGGGTGATGTGGTGAACGTGGACAACCCATCCAAGCTGCCGGATCTGGGCGACATTGAGAGCATGCGAGAGCCGATCGCGCGCTGCACGATTTTGACACCACAGGACTATCTAGGTGCCGTCATTACACTCTGCGTTGAAAAGCGTGGTGTGCAGGTCGATCTCCAGTTCCTCGGTCAGCAAGTGCAGGTCGTTTATGACATCCCTATGGCGGAGGTTGTGCTCGATTTCTTTGATCGACTCAAGTCAGCCAGCCGAGGCTACGCCTCTCTGGATTATGGGTTTGAGCGTTTTGAAACGGCTCCGCTTTCTAAGCTCGATGTGCTCATCAACGGCGATAGAGTCGACGCGCTGTCAGTAATTGTGCACCGGGACCATATCCAAAGTCGCGGGCGCGTGCTGACCGAGAAGATGAAAGAGCTTATTCCTCGACAAATGTTCGATGTTGCCATTCAGGCTGCCGTTGGTGGCAAGATCGTCGCCCGTCAGAC encodes the following:
- a CDS encoding negative regulator of sigma E activity (PFAM: MucB/RseB family); this translates as MTSVFQSAHRLATAFFIFIGLGFSHSVSAQCDVDADTANVIQKLQQSRDRYAVSGTFLRESAGARDFVSVTRDIDGAASKAQFVNSAASNSEQMLSLPGGRVLDPCEVAELYAVSLTRGPKVAGKATQVLQFRPRDTLRLGHVLALEEESGVILRSDTISEKGELLERHEFATLTISKISASANSPSTDASVRTEGAVNGAQEERPRYVKVPGLPDGYRAKLARGYEGRALFVSDGIAAATVIFEPLPSTVKPGEGAVRRGATLTYTRGSLVSGQNILVTVIGEVPLAAARVIADAVKLTAGQR
- a CDS encoding Positive regulator of sigma E activity (PFAM: Positive regulator of sigma(E), RseC/MucC); translated protein: MDIIESGRVVAVEETGVWVETIRSSACGSCAARSGCGHRTLAGVLTSDKGLVRARESDQLKAAACSINDRVEIAIRGSTLTRGALLLYGGPLALGVAFAMSQANGSDLHVAAAFFLGLMVGFLSLRWLDANGKLGATEPSLERLLESDSDPVTLVEPAH
- a CDS encoding periplasmic serine protease, Do/DeqQ family (PFAM: Trypsin; PDZ domain (Also known as DHR or GLGF)~TIGRFAM: periplasmic serine protease, Do/DeqQ family), which codes for MFLRAFLCSLILVASQAAIASLPDFTKIVEDSSPAVVKVMAEVRTPSPDASNRMEQLEELDQLPDALKRFFQYRNPPAPRGGSGSGFIISEDGYIVTNHHVVDGADRVIVQLSDRREYDAEVIGTDQRSDLALLQVEADDLPFLTLGKSADLKVGQWVLAIGSPFGLDYSVTAGIVSAKGRSLPTERGENYVPFIQTDVAINPGNSGGPLFNLEGDVVGVNSQIFTRSGGSIGLSFAIPSKVVRNIINQLRENGEVVRGWLGVSIQNVDRTLAESFDLDRPRGALVAQVGEDSPAERAGIESGDVIVEVDGESIEVSADLPHVIGLISPGTNVSMTLIRDGDEEILDVEIGALEAGQTPSVVASISEPGVVRALGMAVRELSREEEAEADLRGGVVVMDVDRDSPSFEAGVRNGDVITRFGRTAISRLGDMERALEDVESGDSISVRLIRQGAPLFIGIKVPEND
- a CDS encoding GTP-binding protein LepA (PFAM: Elongation factor Tu domain 2; Elongation factor G C-terminus; Elongation factor Tu GTP binding domain; GTP-binding protein LepA C-terminus~TIGRFAM: GTP-binding protein LepA; small GTP-binding protein domain) produces the protein MTELSHIRNFSIIAHIDHGKSTLADRFIQHCGGLSDREMEAQVLDSMDLERERGITIKAQSVTLNYTARSGEVYQLNFIDTPGHVDFSYEVSRSLAACEGALLVVDAGQGVEAQSVANCYTAIEQGLEVLPILNKMDLPQAEPERVQNEIEEIIGIEASEAVPVSAKTGMGIEDALEYLVEHIPSPEGDREKPLQALIIDSWFDNYLGVVSLVRVKQGMLKKRDKFMVKSTGKLHQADMVGVFTPRRTVTDQLQAGEVGFIVAGIKDIKGAPVGDTLIAANAADTDALPGFQEVKPQVYAGIFTINADDYEDFRDALGKLTLNDASLFYEPETSDALGFGFRCGFLGMLHMEIIQERLEREYDLDLITTAPTVIYEVVKKSGDVVNVDNPSKLPDLGDIESMREPIARCTILTPQDYLGAVITLCVEKRGVQVDLQFLGQQVQVVYDIPMAEVVLDFFDRLKSASRGYASLDYGFERFETAPLSKLDVLINGDRVDALSVIVHRDHIQSRGRVLTEKMKELIPRQMFDVAIQAAVGGKIVARQTVKALRKNVTAKCYGGDVTRKKKLLEKQKAGKKRMKQVGNVEIPQTAFLAVLQVD